One Desulfonatronum sp. SC1 DNA segment encodes these proteins:
- the tsaD gene encoding tRNA (adenosine(37)-N6)-threonylcarbamoyltransferase complex transferase subunit TsaD — MLCLGIETSCDETALALVHDGRLLGQCLHSQEKLHALFGGVVPELASRGHLTALPVLLERLLKRTGLTIRDVQVVAAARGPGLLGSLLVGLGMAKGLALSLGVPLVGVNHLHAHLLAAGLEREIPFPALGLLVSGGHTQLYRITSPFQFELLGKTLDDAAGEALDKAASMLNLPYPGGLHIDALAAGTEPNQSLFPRPYLDNRNLDFSFSGLKTAFSQHLASRPELRLPRLPDKTALTRWAEDHPELGTVCASLNWSIAETLRTKVKRALTDKTAYRAVIAAGGVAANTMLRSLLAETTRAHGLSLILPSPALCTDNAAMIAYSGWLLARDGWRHDLTMEALPRGKPIPWDFLPRSLPNPPGSP, encoded by the coding sequence ATGCTCTGCCTCGGCATTGAAACCTCCTGCGACGAGACCGCGTTGGCCCTGGTCCACGACGGCCGACTGCTGGGACAGTGTCTGCACAGTCAGGAAAAGCTTCATGCCTTGTTCGGCGGGGTGGTCCCGGAACTGGCCTCTCGCGGACACCTTACGGCCCTGCCCGTTCTTCTGGAACGACTCCTCAAGCGGACCGGCCTGACCATTCGAGACGTCCAGGTCGTGGCCGCCGCGAGGGGCCCCGGTCTTCTGGGCAGCCTGCTGGTGGGCCTGGGCATGGCCAAAGGTCTGGCCCTGTCTCTGGGCGTTCCCCTGGTGGGCGTCAATCACCTGCACGCCCACCTGCTGGCCGCCGGACTGGAACGCGAGATCCCGTTTCCGGCCCTGGGGCTTTTGGTCTCAGGCGGACACACGCAGCTCTACCGGATCACTTCTCCGTTTCAGTTCGAACTTCTGGGCAAAACCCTGGACGACGCGGCCGGGGAGGCCCTGGACAAGGCCGCGTCCATGCTCAACCTGCCCTACCCCGGCGGACTGCATATCGACGCATTGGCCGCAGGGACCGAGCCGAACCAATCCTTGTTCCCCCGGCCCTATCTGGACAACCGGAACCTGGATTTCAGTTTCAGCGGCCTGAAGACCGCCTTTTCCCAGCACCTTGCGAGTCGTCCCGAACTGCGACTGCCCCGCCTTCCGGACAAAACCGCTCTGACCCGATGGGCCGAGGACCATCCAGAGTTGGGCACGGTTTGCGCATCTCTTAACTGGAGCATAGCTGAAACCCTGCGGACCAAGGTCAAACGAGCCCTGACGGATAAAACAGCATACCGCGCCGTGATCGCCGCCGGCGGCGTGGCCGCCAACACCATGCTCCGCTCCCTGCTGGCGGAAACCACGCGGGCCCACGGCCTGAGCCTGATCCTGCCCAGTCCGGCCCTGTGCACGGATAACGCCGCGATGATCGCCTATTCCGGCTGGCTGCTGGCCAGGGACGGTTGGCGACACGACCTGACCATGGAGGCCCTGCCCCGCGGCAAGCCCATTCCCTGGGATTTCCTGCCTCGGTCTTTGCCGAACCCGCCAGGCTCACCTTGA
- the trxA gene encoding thioredoxin, with protein MAHELNDTNFDAEVLQCDLPVLVDFWAPWCGPCRAIAPVIEELSQELTGQVKIAKMNVDESSKTPSRFGIRAIPTLILFKNGEVVEQLTGAVSKSSIKDMISKKI; from the coding sequence ATGGCTCATGAACTGAACGATACGAATTTCGACGCTGAAGTCCTGCAGTGCGACCTTCCGGTCCTCGTCGATTTCTGGGCCCCGTGGTGCGGCCCGTGTCGGGCCATCGCCCCGGTGATCGAAGAACTCTCCCAGGAGCTGACCGGGCAGGTCAAAATCGCGAAGATGAACGTAGACGAAAGCTCCAAGACTCCTTCCCGCTTCGGCATTCGGGCCATCCCCACGTTGATCCTCTTCAAGAACGGGGAAGTGGTCGAGCAGTTGACCGGCGCCGTCTCCAAGAGCAGCATCAAGGACATGA